A single region of the Schizosaccharomyces osmophilus chromosome 3, complete sequence genome encodes:
- the ppk38 gene encoding Ark1/Prk1 family protein kinase Ppk38, whose protein sequence is MDASWDPSFLPKTPLPAGLLPSGYNFQVEKFDVTIVRYIAEGGFSHVYLVKVRAPGEATREAVLKRIFATDALALKAVYEEVNTMKLVSNHKRCVSYYGSEFFSAGKSRFESLVLLEYCSGGGLIDFMNSRLQIRLTESEILKIASHVTEAVASMHYLRPPLIHRDLKIENVLLAAPNFYKLCDFGSACHPIPSPKTPVEIQQVEYNVEKFTTWQYRCPEMLELRRGYGIDEKSDIWALGILFYKLCYYTTPFEQQGPLAILNVNYVFPPLPSYSSRLKRLISALLQPNPWQRPNIYQTLTEICHMQNVPVPIKDIYDGRNSSSCNPSGSEYLQIASNVENSRLHPSQSIGAIHTNLPRMSRQGVPAAAAIPMSSNSGLNPGKPPFPLTKPKQHGSLAAKVPPKPFPSALGRNVSSSPFDKNAQPSPAKAKTPELTSIKAANPPKATLDIADNVFSSTYRNPPGKEERDSDKSTFANAVMTQKSSESASSLPVLTAPRSESPPKVNSLISKWNNVARPQSLPNLENRRSVPQIPRKPGYLSGNSQSSMSSPFPQASISVNHLPEPKKPNKPSFESCPEKRKIDAHSIPPIESDEKVDSIGNVKEGDPPFVSITERMNQLLSGKEYQKASVEGYGKYTDRNTITK, encoded by the exons ATGGATGCATCATGggatccttcttttctcccTAAGACGCCTCTTCCTGCAGGCTTATTGCCTTCTGGCTATAACTTTCAAGTTGAGAAGTTCGATGTTACTATAGTACGATACATCGCTGAAG GTGGTTTCTCCCATGTTTATCTCGTAAAGGTGCGCGCGCCCGGTGAGGCTACTCGAGAAGCTGTGCTGAAACGCATATTTGCTACGGATGCTCTTGCTCTTAAGGCTGTCTATGAAGAAGTGAATACTATG AAACTGGTTTCAAATCACAAACGATGTGTTTCTTACTACGGATCTGAATTCTTTTCCGCCGGAAAGAGTCGATTTGAATCCCTCGTATTATTAGAATACTGCTCTGGGGGTGGTTTAATTGACTTTATGAACAGCAGATTGCAAATTCGATTAACCGAGTCAGAAATACTAAAAATTGCTTCTCATGTTACAGAAGCTGTGGCTTCAATGCATTATCTCCGTCCTCCACTTATTCACAGAGATctgaaaatagaaaatgtTTTGCTGGCAGCTCCTAACTTTTATAAACTTTGTGATTTTGGCAGTGCTTGCCATCCAATTCCGAGTCCGAAAACACCGGTTGAAATTCAACAAGTTGAATATAATGTTGAGAAATTTACAACTTGGCAATACAGATGTCCTGAAATGCTTGAGTTGCGTCGGGGTTATGGAATTGATGAGAAAAGTG ATATATGGGCTTTGggtattttgttttacaaaTTATGCTATTATACTACTCCTTTTGAACAGCAAGGTCCTCTTGCTATTTTGAACGTGAACTACGTGTTTCCCCCGTTGCCTTCCTACTCTAGTCGCCTAAAACGCTTAATATCTGCTTTACTGCAGCCTAATCCATGGCAGCGGCCAAACATTTATCAAACCTTGACAGAAATTTGTCATATGCAAAATGTACCTGTACCGATAAAGGATATATACGACGGCAGAAATTCGTCAAGTTGTAATCCTTCTGGTTCTGAGTATTTACAAATAGCCTCAAATGTGGAAAATAGTAGGCTGCATCCTAGTCAGTCAATCGGAGCAATACACACAAACTTACCGCGTATGTCTCGTCAAGGTGTCCCCGCTGCCGCAGCTATCCCAATGTCTTCTAACTCGGGACTTAATCCGGGGAAGCCGCCTTTTCCTTTGACAAAGCCGAAACAGCATGGCTCATTGGCTGCAAAGGTTCCACCTAAACCATTTCCATCCGCTCTTGGTAGAAATGTTTCATCATCTCCTTTTGATAAAAATGCACAGCCATCACCTGCAAAGGCCAAAACACCGGAACTCACTAGTATAAAAGCAGCCAATCCTCCTAAAGCGACTTTGGATATAGCAGATAacgttttttcttccaccTACCGTAACCCTCcaggaaaggaagaaaggGACTCAGACAAATCGACATTTGCGAACGCGGTAATGACTCAAAAGTCTTCTGAGTCGGCGTCTTCGTTACCGGTCTTAACAGCGCCTAGATCCGAGTCTCCGCCCAAGGTGAATTCACTTATCAGTAAATGGAATAATGTTGCACGCCCACAATCATTACCAAATTTAGAGAATCGTCGATCTGTACCACAGATTCCTCGTAAACCCGGTTATTTATCTGGAAATAGTCAATCTTCAATGAGCTCGCCGTTTCCTCAAGCCTCTATATCAGTAAACCACCTTCCTGAACCCAAGAAACCAAACAAACCATCTTTTGAATCGTGTCCGGAAAAGCGAAAAATAGATGCTCATTCAATCCCACCAATTGAGTCGGATGAAAAGGTTGATTCTATAGGAAATGTTAAAGAAGGTGATCCACCATTCGTAAGTATCACAGAAAGAATGAATCAATTGTTATCAGGAAAGGAGTATCAAAAGGCATCAGTCGAAGGATATGGAAAATATACGGATCGCAATACAATTActaaataa
- the pal1 gene encoding membrane associated protein Pal1: protein MMATENPFLRNANVGQSSAEEVPAGSSNMDTYNSKNPFLSPNLVRTNDPYMESLADDLFSSLQKNSVRSPVSTESSSPVKTSHDLLEFRPNSSLSTARPLSSMSTDRPPSYRLSRARSTHVGSSSGRYRSPSKTDSSPSNQSGYSPVKGKIRRHKTVREGQRNKNITKEPLDQIDRLDVTGIYGSGSFHHDGPFDACRPHRNRNVKKAPVAAFPKDSIANSIPKVGNNFHDPSAPKDFSRKAIHDNLRTKAILQSPFSTMTYDEENPVPAGSTDAPGLTDSTRIEGALASKRAIARNEELQAMERAGLHRKNSLMRRLNLGRTGNLSRSSTLPSNYRSRSALDVRKSPLASPQALKPISNVDEYGSDDSISQSRDSQITPSSKKAPPPPKRRNGGLNTRPYPVHTQSQTSLPLTAKEQSKPKKMNLFRRLFSRRKS from the exons ATGATGGCGACTGAGAATCCGTTCTTAAGGAATGCAAATGTGGGACAATCGTCCGCTGAAGAGGTGCCTGCTGGTTCATCAAACATGGATACTTACAACAGCAAGAATCCTTTCTTGTCGCCAAACTTGGTTAGAACGAATGATCCTTATATGGAGTCTTTGGCAGATGATTTG TTCAGTAgtttgcaaaaaaattcgGTGCGTTCACCGGTATCTACCGAATCCTCTAGCCCCGTTAAAACAAGCCATGATCTTTTAGAATTTCGTCCTAATTCATCTCTGAGCACAGCTCGACCTCTATCTTCTATGAGTACTGACCGACCTCCGTCATACCGATTATCACGTGCTCGTAGCACTCATGTAGGATCCTCCAGTGGCCGCTACCGGTCTCCTTCCAAAACTGACTCCTCTCCATCTAATCAATCCGGTTACTCCCCTGTCAAGGGTAAAATTCGTCGACACAAGACGGTTCGTGAAGGTCAGCGAAATAAGAATATCACGAAGGAACCGTTAGATCAAATTGATCGTTTAGATGTAACAGGAATATACGGTTCAGGAAGTTTCCATCATGACGGTCCTTTTGATGCTTGCCGACCTCACCGCAATCGTAACGTGAAAAAAGCTCCAGTGGctgcttttccaaaagacaGTATTGCTAACTCTATTCCAAAAGTGGGTAATAACTTTCATGACCCCTCTGCTCCAAAGGATTTCAGTAGAAAGGCTATCCACGATAACCTTCGTACGAAAGCCATTCTTCAATCTCCGTTTAGTACTATGACTTATGACGAAGAAAATCCGGTTCCTGCCGGTAGCACTGATGCTCCCGGTTTAACAGATTCAACTCGAATTGAAGGTGCCCTTGCTTCTAAACGCGCAATAGCTCGCAATGAAGAATTGCAGGCCATGGAAAGAGCTGGTCTCCAcagaaagaattctttAATGCGACGACTCAATCTCGGGCGTACCGGCAACCTCTCTCGTTCCTCTACTTTACCCAGTAATTACCGTTCAAGGTCTGCTCTGGATGTCCGTAAATCCCCGCTAGCGTCGCCTCAAGCTTTGAAACCTATATCCAATGTTGACGAGTATGGAAGTGATGATAGTATTTCCCAATCACGAGACTCTCAGATAACACCCTCATCGAAGAAGGCACCTCCCCCAccaaagagaagaaatggTGGCTTAAACACACGCCCTTACCCAGTTCATACCCAGTCACAAACATCTCTTCCCTTGACTGCCAAAGAACAATCgaaacccaaaaaaatgaacttGTTCCGAAGACTATTCAGCAGACGAAAGTCTTAA
- a CDS encoding nucleolar RNA-binding protein NIFK, protein MSKTKQPTRATKKQQKEPKATLRDKKVNDVEKTEPTAPQENAGQEPINNGNENEEALKGFESSGDEDEENGVELDSSKGASKPIMALEDDKEKKIKKKVSEKKVLNNQPGVLYVGRLPHGFHEKQLQGYFSQFGTVLRLRLSRSKKTGNSKHYAFIEFESVDVANVVAETMHNYLLYGRLLQCKVIPKDQIHDELFKGASQPFKRIPRATIARLEHQKPLSGEKVKKLVSRHNRKLQLKKRKLEQLGITLDSDVTQANAEAVKKAAPSKKSNKKKKQNKQV, encoded by the exons atgtcgaaaacaaagcagCCTACAAGGGCTACGAAGA AGCAACAGAAAGAGCCAAAAGCAACGCTTCGCGACAAGAAAGTGAATGATGTTGAGAAGACCGAGCCCACTGCTCCTCAAGAAAATGCTGGACAGGAACCCATAAACAATGGaaacgaaaatgaagaagccTTAAAGGGCTTTGAATCTTCTGGTGATGAAGACGAGGAGAACGGCGTGGAATTAGATAGTTCAAAAGGCGCTTCCAAGCCAATTATGGCGTTAGAAGACGAcaaggagaagaaaataaaaaagaaggtttcAGAGAAGAAGGTTTTGAACAACCAACCAGGTGTCTTGTATGTCGGTCGCCTTCCTCACGGATTCCacgaaaaacaattgcaaGGTTACTTCTCTCAATTTGGTACCGTTCTCCGTCTCCGGTTATCTCGTAGTAAAAAG ACCGGCAATAGCAAACATTATGCTTTCATAGAGTTTGAATCCGTTGATGTTGCTAACGTTGTCGCTGAGACTATGCACAATTATCTTTTATATGGCCGGTTATTGCAATGTAAGGTGATTCCAAAGGATCAAATTCATGATGAATTGTTCAAAGGTGCTTCCCAACCATTTAAACGTATTCCCCGTGCTACCATCGCTCGTTTAGAACATCAGAAGCCTTTGAGTGGTGAGAAGGTTAAGAAGCTGGTTTCTCGCCATAACCGCAAGTTACAATTGAAGAAGCGAAAGCTTGAGCAACTTGGCATAACTCTCGATTCGGATGTAACACAAGCTAATGCCGAGGCTGTTAAAAAGGCTGCTCCTTCCAAGAAGTctaacaagaaaaagaaacaaaataaacagGTTTAG
- the hom2 gene encoding aspartate semialdehyde dehydrogenase Hom2 produces MVVKKVGILGATGTVGQRFLTLLSDHPNFEVAVLGASARSAGKSYKEATKWKQSVPMSKKVTDMIVKSCDAKEFAQCDIVFSGLDSDFAGEIEKNLRDANIPVLSNAKNYRRTPNVPLVVPTVNTEHLDVLKSQRKENNLDRGCIITNSNCSTAAVVVPLKALQDAFGPIDKVSVVSMQAISGAGYPGVPCLDMLDNVVPYISGEEDKIEWETRKILGGVNESQSAFELNDTVVSAQCNRVPVIDGHLMCISVKFAKANPSVSDVHKALNDYVCEAQKLDCHSAPKQAIVVFDESCPDRPQPRLDRENQNGYAVSVGRIRPDSIFDVKFVSLVHNTVLGAAGAGILNAEVAVKKGLL; encoded by the exons ATGGTTGTTAAGAAAGTAGGTATTCTTGGTGCTACCG GTACTGTTGGTCAAAGATTTTTAACTCTTCTTTCTGATCATCCCAACTTTGAGGTTGCCGTCCTTGGTGCTTCTGCCCGCTCTGCCGGCAAGTCTTACAAGGAGGCAACCAAATGGAAGCAATCCGTCCCCATGTCCAAGAAGGTTACCGACATGATTGTCAAGTCCTGCGATGCTAAAGAATTCGCTCAATGTGACATTGTCTTTAGCGGTTTGGATTCTGATTTCGCTggtgaaattgaaaagaaccTTCGTGATGCAAACATTCCTGTTCTTTCCAATGCCAAGAACTATCGTAGAACTCCAAATGTTCCTTTAGTCGTTCCCACTGTCAACACTGAGCATCTGGATGTCCTCAAATCTCAACGCAAAGAGAACAACCTAGATCGTGGTTGCATTATTACCAACTCCAATTGCTCTACTGCAGCCGTTGTCGTACCCCTTAAAGCCCTTCAAGATGCCTTTGGTCCTATTGACAAGGTATCGGTTGTTAGTATGCAAGCTATTTCTGGTGCTGGCTACCCTGGTGTTCCTTGTCTCGATATGTTGGACAACGTTGTCCCTTATATCAGTGGCGAGGAAGACAAGATTGAATGGGAAACCCGTAAGATTTTGGGTGGTGTGAATGAAAGCCAATCTGCTTTTGAATTAAACGACACCGTTGTTTCTGCTCAATGTAACCGGGTGCCTGTTATTGACGGTCACTTAATGTGCATCTCTGTCAAATTTGCAAAGGCGAATCCTTCTGTTTCCGATGTTCATAAGGCTCTTAATGATTATGTATGTGAAGCTCAAAAGCTTGACTGCCACAGCGCTCCCAAGCAAGCTATTGTTGTCTTTGATGAATCTTGTCCCGACCGTCCTCAACCCCGTTTAGACCgtgaaaaccaaaatggATACGCTGTTTCTGTTGGTCGTATCCGACCtgattctatttttgaCGTTAAATTTGTCTCTCTTGTTCACAACACTGTTTTGGGTGCCGCCGGTGCTGGTATTTTGAATGCTGAAGTTGCTGTCAAAAAGGGTCTTTTGTAA
- the vms1 gene encoding Cdc48p-Npl4p-Vms1p AAA ATPase complex subunit encodes MQDIQKSTVFTLPDDLLESIELKPDLSSHISTPEASEVTENARESRITDPTQKNILSCTVCGINDLSDLENRKQHVKSDWHRFNAKRTGAVLPSVSLDEFEQILDNLTESISGSESDDGSDKEEASKGQLEKAFQNSLRISENPQQENEESTNHKKSPIVWFKIKHQDLLSPLFLGIYRHLFPLDSVITKDQLLEYQTGNQKKPLQIAMFMLGGGHFAAMVATNEVSGKPPQSSATPKVVAQKTIHRYTTRRKQGGSQGAADNSKGGIHSAGSSLRRYNELALIRDIQQLFNDWKYLLDKCDLIFIRAIGASNRSIFFSQTDPLVDPKDTRLRTFPFTTKRATHSELLRCYKELVTPKVSNIDTQSLDTQQQELRKENEAKKGAERELREKQENERKLLTKHTDALLASLKANKLEEALKYLQTNALSINFRFHPLNVHTHTSSPLHYAVAQGNTKLVARLLREGADPTVQNGNSKTPYEISSSNREVRDEFSIARYELGEETYDWEMAKVGSAKSRDQIEKLKQKAKARSESQKEEREQQEAQRRQEAIKKIKEQEKKDYDANNGKGYSLGINPLRKQDDLKSLSPEMRQRIEREKRATAAMKRLQKQ; translated from the coding sequence ATGCAAGACATCCAAAAGTCTACCGTTTTCACCCTTCCGGACGATTTACTGGAGTCTATCGAATTAAAACCGGATCTTTCAAGTCATATTTCAACCCCCGAAGCAAGTGAAGTTACAGAAAACGCAAGAGAGTCTCGAATAACAGATCctacccaaaaaaatattttatcaTGTACCGTATGCGGAATTAATGATCTAAGTGATTTAGAGAATCGGAAGCAACATGTAAAATCGGATTGGCACCGGTTTAATGCGAAACGCACAGGAGCAGTTCTTCCTTCCGTATCGCTGGATGAATTTGAGCAAATCTTAGACAATTTAACAGAATCCATATCAGGTTCAGAAAGCGATGATGGCTCAGACAAGGAAGAAGCTAGCAAAGGGCAGTTGGAAAAGGCTTTTCAAAACTCGCTTCGAATTAGTGAGAACCCTCAGcaagaaaacgaagagtCGACAAATCACAAAAAGTCGCCGATTGTTTGgtttaaaataaaacatcaaGACCTATTAAGTCCGTTATTTCTGGGTATATACCGACACCTATTCCCATTGGATTCCGTTATAACAAAGGATCAACTTTTAGAGTATCAAACtggaaaccaaaagaaaccaCTTCAAATAGCCATGTTTATGCTCGGAGGTGGTCATTTCGCAGCAATGGTAGCTACCAATGAGGTTTCTGGAAAGCCACCTCAGTCTTCTGCTACTCCTAAAGTTGTGGCTCAAAAAACTATCCACCGATATACGACGAGAAGGAAACAAGGTGGTTCTCAAGGTGCCGCCGATAATTCAAAAGGGGGAATCCATTCAGCTGGTAGTAGCCTTCGTCGATACAACGAATTGGCATTGATTCGGGACATACAACAACTGTTCAATGACTGGAAATATCTACTGGACAAATGTGATTTGATATTTATCCGGGCAATCGGTGCATCAAATCGatcaattttcttttcacaaACAGATCCTTTAGTTGATCCTAAAGACACAAGGTTAAGAACATTTCCTTTTACTACAAAGCGTGCTACACATTCTGAGTTACTTCGATGCTATAAAGAGTTAGTTACACCCAAAGTCAGTAATATCGATACTCAAAGTTTGGATACCCAACAACAGGAACTtagaaaagagaatgaagcaaaaaaaggtGCTGAACGAGAACTTAGGGAAAAGCAGGAAAACGAGAGAAAGCTATTGACAAAGCATACTGATGCATTACTTGCTAGtttaaaagcaaataaattaGAGGAAGCTCTAAAGTATCTACAAACAAATGCTCTATCTATCAATTTCCGATTTCACCCATTAAATGTTCATACTCACACTTCTTCGCCTTTACATTATGCTGTTGCTCAAGGAAACACAAAATTAGTAGCAAGGCTGCTTCGTGAAGGAGCAGACCCTACTGTACAAAATGGAAACAGTAAAACTCCTTACGAAATCAGCTCGAGCAATCGAGAAGTGCGAGACGAATTTTCGATTGCTCGATATGAGCTAGGTGAAGAGACTTATGACTGGGAAATGGCCAAAGTTGGTTCAGCAAAGTCACGAGatcaaattgaaaaactgaaacaaaaagcaaaggcTCGCTCGGAAagtcaaaaagaagagcgTGAACAACAAGAGGCACAACGACGTCAAGAAGCCATAAAGAAGATTAAGGAacaagagaagaaagattaTGATGCCAATAATGGTAAAGGTTATTCCTTGGGTATTAATCCATTGCGCAAACAAGATGATCTAAAGTCTTTAAGTCCAGAAATGAGACAAAGAATTGAACGTGAAAAACGTGCAACGGCAGCTATGAAGCGTTtgcaaaagcaataa
- the mug170 gene encoding arrestin family membrane adaptor Mug170, whose product MKILKRLPSCFTNKSPPLLYEKESNSETCSLQSSKSHWGLSEAETLTDGLYDCELNGDFGKTKHLSPALEWRDPLYSGQREKTLFPVTKSPIRKSKLQLLDLSKNKFIDTKNLKLAITLPEGPLYAGTLIKGHIWLSYDPLLDQDDSICMTQLYIDFFGALNLKTATEPFFSVSEKYSLQHALPANQTKPGAFSSNEFGFLLKEPCKFSFPFAFVVPLDLGPGTLKTQKLQLSYSFSATIFFSSLSGEARFTRTSIEKTILPSMNENIASITNKIDCENRIDSKRLETPKLSLRISISRSLFLSGEDVGLSISYNSKSQSVVRSINVYLLEYIQLLKIDSRLNQALKAPPKKTGKVILKRKVTSQDASHYNISPQPGQLYISLRLPESCRSIETNAQIRISYTIKVSLKTVLHSKLTEAYLPITILHA is encoded by the exons atgaagattttaAAGAGATTGCCTTCATgttttacaaataaaagCCCGCCATTGTTATACGAGAAGGAAAGCAACAGTGAAACTTGTTCGTTGCAAAGTTCGAAATCTCACTGGGGACTATCTGAAGCAGAAACGCTCACAGACGGGCTTTATGATTGTGAATTGAATGGGGATTTCGGAAAAACGAAGCATCTCTCACCAGCATTAGAATGGAGAGATCCTCTTTACTCCGgtcaaagagaaaaaacacTGTTTCCAGTAACTAAGAGTCCGATCAGGAAGTCAAAACTTCAACTTCTAGACTTATCAAAGAACAAATTCATAGACACAAAGAACTTAAAGCTTGCAATCACTCTACCAGAAGGACCACTGTATGCCGGCACACTTATCAAAGGACACATTTGGTTGTCCTATGATCCTCTTCTCGATCAAGATGATTCCATCTGTATGACACAACTCTATATTGATTTCTTTGGCGCCTTGAACTTGAAAACCGCAACAGAGCCCTTCTTTTCGGTGTCAGAAAAGTATTCCCTCCAGCATGCTTTGCCTGCAAACCAAACAAAGCCAGGagcattttcttccaacGAATTTGGTTTCCTACTTAAAGAGCCTTGCAAATTTAGCTTTCCATTTGCGTTTGTTGTTCCTTTAGATCTCGGACCGGGAACGCTGAAAACGCAAAAATTGCAACTTTCATATTCCTTCTCTGC AACtatatttttctcttccctTTCAGGCGAAGCTCGGTTTACCAGAACATCCATTGAGAAAACAATACTTCCATCTATGAACGAGAATATCGCTTCGATCACAAACAAAATCGATTGTGAAAATAGGATCGACTCAAAAAGGCTTGAAACCCCAAAACTTTCACTCAGAATATCCATATCCCGATCATTGTTTTTAAGTGGTGAAGACGTTGGGCTAAGTATTAGTTATAACAGCAAATCTCAATCCGTA GTCCGTTCTATTAACGTCTACTTGTTAGAGTATATTCAGTTGTTGAAAATCGACTCACGCCTAAATCAAGCTTTGAAAGCACCACCAAAAAAGACAGGAAAGGTCATTTTGAAACGAAAAGTAACATCTCAAGATGCTAGTCATTACAATATTTCTCCTCAACCAGGGCAATTATACATCTCCTTGAGGTTACCAGAATCCTGTAGATCCATAGAAACAAACGCCCAGATTCGCATATCCTACACAATAAAGGTCTCTTTAAAAACAGTCTTACATTCGAA ACTGACAGAAGCCTATCTTCCTATAACAATCTTGCATGCGTAA
- a CDS encoding SPX/EXS domain protein, protein MKFGKVIEGELVEEWASTYFDYKKAKKIIGAIQKNPGEGLPKQLSEASFLSSADSTNYYGKTIQSLSEFLDQQLAKIQSFFEKLTNEAGERLDMIYDQIHIYEKLKDKKKEKEDVTHTIKQKYPSRVRQYFKSLTTNFQPVFRIPARKGVPTDAYTPDVSYRKLKSKLKVVMMEFYDYLKLILQYQSLNEQAFRKIIKKYDKIFHTQLQTRWMNYLSNFSFTNTAITGQWQTRIEDAFANVFTKGDRKLALEQLRSLRHKQDYSFNTMRFGLLYGAGIPLAIEGICYYNGDEQHRYLLQVWGGFLLLILVFVLFSLDCYYWEKTRVNYILIFEFNQRETLNWRQHMEIYSLMFFIFSLFFWLCMRDFFPGFTNYFPALFLGVAGVICIFPRFLPYWRSRKYFLLQLIRVFLSGFSSVHFQDFFFADQMVSLIYVAGNVSLFFCLYSRHWNEPHLCNSSNSPLLGFFTTLPAILRIFQCFRRYADSLQMFPHLVNALKYMFTVCTQMLLSLYRRKVGLKYRICYTIFAGINAMFSYTWDITMDWSLFIRKDDRWEFRKHRLLKRIWPYALAMIFNFVIRIAFIFYTIFPNHIQHSSGISFFITLSELFRRCLWNVLRVENEEIYNRENLRAARELKIDFIRSPADRFPQPVSGRETQASDDDDSGDEPIDAHTNMDMSYDPRSEMGLEE, encoded by the exons ATGAAATTTGgaaa GGTTATTGAAGGAGAATTAGTAGAAG AATGGGCGTCTACTTACTTTGATTacaagaaagcaaaaaaaattataggggcaattcaaaagaacCCTGGTGAAGGATTGCCCAAACAATTGAGTGAAGcatctttcctttcctcaGCAGACAGCACCAACTATTACGGAAAGACGATTCAAAG CCTTAGCG aatttcttGATCAACAGTTAGCGAAAATTCAAAGcttctttgaaaagttgACTAATGAGGCCGGGGAACGCCTAGATATGATTTACGATCAAATACATATCTACGAAAAGCTAAAagacaagaagaaagagaaagaagatgtGACACATACaataaagcaaaagtaCCCCTCGAGGGTCCGACAATATTTTAAGTCTCTTACGACTAATTTTCAACCAGTCTTTCGTATTCCTGCCCGAAAGGGTGTACCGACAGATGCATACACTCCTGACGTTAGTTACCGTAAATTAAAGTCGAAACTGAAAGTG GTGATGATGGAATTCTATGATTACTTAAAACTTATTCTACAGTACCAAAGCTTGAATGAACAGGCATTCCGGAAgattattaaaaaatatgatAAGATTTTTCACACACAGTTGCAAACAAGATGGATGAATTACCTatctaatttttcttttacaaataCTGCTATAACCGGCCAATGGCAAACAAGGATTGAAGATGCGTTTGCCAACgtttttacaaaaggaGACAGAAAGCTTGCTCTTGAACAGTTACGTTCTTTACGTCACAAGCAG GATTATTCGTTTAATACAATGCGATTTGGCCTTCTTTATGGGGCAGGAATCCCTCTTGCTATAGAAGGTATTTGTTATTATAATGGTGATGAGCAACATCGGtatcttcttcaagtttGGGGTGGCTTTTTGTTACTTATTTTGgtatttgttttgttttcattagATTGTTATTACTGGGAAAAAACTAGAGTGAACTATATCctaatttttgaattcaacCAAAGAGAAACCTTGAATTGGAGACAGCATATGGAGATTTATTCACTCatgttttttatcttttcacTCTTCTTTTGGCTTTGTATGCGAGATTTTTTCCCTGGATTTACAAATTATTTTCCAGCCCTTTTTTTAGGAGTGGCAGGCGTAATTTGCATCTTTCCTCGATTTCTTCCGTATTGGCGGtcaagaaaatattttcttcttcaacttaTCCGGGTCTTTCTTTCTGGATTTTCTTCAGTTCATTTTcaagatttctttttcgctGACCAGATGGTAAGCTTAATTTATGTCGCGGGTAatgtttctctttttttctgcttGTATAGTAGACACTGGAACGAACCTCATCTTTGCAACTCGTCAAATTCTCCTCTTCTTGGGTTTTTTACAACGTTACCAGCAATTTTACGTATTTTTCAGTGCTTTCGAAGATATGCCGACTCCCTGCAGATGTTTCCGCATTTAGTCAATGCTTTAAAGTATATGTTTACAGTCTGTACACAAATGCTACTAAGTTTATATAGACGAAAAGTTGGTTTAAAATATCGTATTTGCTATACAATATTTGCTGGAATTAATGCTATGTTTTCATACACATGGGATATAACCATGGATTGGTCTTTATTTATACGCAAAGACGACCGCTGGGAGTTTCGTAAACATCGTTTACTAAAGAGGATATGGCCTTACGCATTGGCAATGATATTCAACTTCGTGATTCGAATAGCATTTATCTTCTACACTATCTTTCCTAACCACATTCAGCATTCCTCTGGTATTAGTTTCTTCATTACACTTTCCGAACTTTTTCGCCGGTGCCTATGGAATGTTTTGCGAGTCGAGAACGAAGAAATATACAATAGG GAGAATCTGCGTGCAGCTCGAGAATTGAAGATAGATTTTATTCGGTCACCTGCGGACAGGTTTCCACAGCCCGTATCTGGAAGGGAAACCCAGGCTAGTGATGATGACGATTCCGGAGATGAACCAATAGATGCTCATACTAACATGGATATGTCTTATGATCCACGCTCAGAAATGGGACTTGAAGAATAA